One region of Termitidicoccus mucosus genomic DNA includes:
- a CDS encoding substrate-binding domain-containing protein, with protein sequence MKKTTQDLALPLHKMSGRRHALGFSQAELARRCGVTRQFVNLVECGRTQPNVQVALRLASELQTSVEELFGEKVEPAAEEIPVNLVAENPSPSARINLAWVSRRWIGHRADTAASLGGGFQEADAVATKTGGAWHARVARGKMLADMQHNVAIAGCDPALALLVDGRIGPGLPGRSFWVNCGSGRALELLAGGAVHVAGLHSGNGRREENLHELRRLDPHRRWRLVRFTQWEQGWMVRPGMERKLGKAESLAAGGLRLANRERGSGSRNWIDGQLRAMGLAGSLVPGYGREFESHWECARALLQGDADVAAGPRAVAEMTGLKFVPDGMVAFDLVIPRALLELPRVAALLDGLRTRRLRGEIESLPGYRADEAGMLV encoded by the coding sequence ATGAAAAAGACCACGCAGGACTTGGCATTACCTTTGCATAAAATGTCCGGCAGGCGGCATGCGCTGGGTTTTTCCCAAGCCGAACTGGCGCGCCGCTGCGGGGTGACGCGGCAGTTTGTAAATCTGGTCGAATGCGGACGGACGCAGCCCAACGTGCAGGTCGCATTGCGCCTCGCGTCGGAGTTGCAGACCTCGGTGGAAGAACTGTTCGGCGAAAAGGTGGAGCCCGCCGCCGAGGAGATTCCGGTAAACTTGGTGGCCGAAAACCCGTCCCCGTCCGCGCGCATTAATCTGGCATGGGTGTCGCGGCGCTGGATCGGGCACAGGGCCGACACCGCGGCGTCACTGGGCGGCGGATTCCAGGAGGCGGATGCGGTGGCGACAAAAACCGGCGGCGCATGGCATGCCCGGGTCGCGCGGGGGAAAATGCTGGCGGACATGCAGCATAACGTCGCGATTGCGGGATGCGATCCGGCTCTGGCGCTGCTCGTGGACGGACGGATCGGGCCGGGGTTGCCGGGACGCAGCTTCTGGGTGAACTGTGGGAGCGGGCGAGCGCTTGAATTGCTGGCGGGCGGGGCGGTGCATGTCGCAGGTTTGCACAGCGGCAATGGCCGGAGGGAGGAAAACCTGCACGAACTGCGGCGGCTCGATCCTCACCGGCGCTGGCGGCTGGTGCGTTTCACCCAATGGGAGCAGGGATGGATGGTGCGGCCCGGCATGGAAAGAAAGCTCGGCAAGGCGGAAAGCCTGGCGGCGGGCGGTCTGCGGCTGGCCAACCGCGAGCGGGGATCAGGCAGCCGGAATTGGATAGACGGCCAGTTGCGCGCGATGGGACTGGCCGGCTCGCTGGTGCCGGGCTACGGGAGGGAATTCGAAAGCCACTGGGAATGCGCGCGGGCGCTGCTGCAAGGCGATGCGGATGTCGCGGCCGGACCGCGGGCGGTCGCCGAGATGACGGGACTGAAATTCGTGCCCGACGGCATGGTCGCCTTTGACCTGGTCATTCCGCGGGCATTGCTGGAGCTGCCGCGCGTGGCGGCGTTGCTGGACGGATTGCGCACGCGCCGGCTGCGCGGCGAGATCGAAAGCCTGCCGGGCTATCGCGCGGACGAGGCGGGGATGCTGGTGTGA
- a CDS encoding TOBE domain-containing protein → MKLSARNILPGKITAIKKGPISSLITIEIAPGVSISASVTTSAATELKLKKGMTASAVIKASSVMVGVE, encoded by the coding sequence ATGAAACTAAGCGCCCGCAACATCCTCCCCGGAAAAATAACCGCCATCAAAAAAGGCCCGATCAGCAGCCTCATCACCATCGAGATCGCCCCCGGCGTGAGCATCTCGGCCAGTGTGACCACCAGCGCCGCGACCGAGCTGAAACTGAAAAAAGGCATGACCGCCTCCGCCGTCATCAAGGCCTCCTCGGTCATGGTCGGCGTGGAGTGA
- a CDS encoding sigma 54-interacting transcriptional regulator: MPDEKQHQSGANECQARVCRHADPQVRDCHAGVCRGRIVPLFFSIGRAISQENDLPGAMDALLDYMSRIMGMKLAMINLHHRESGKIFIHKSIGLTEEEQSRGVYFPGEGITGRVVENARPVVVLRIGDEPALLNRTGILSRGADREDAFICIPILRGRKVLGTISAARHYENQDMLNKHVDALVVVADLLVQGVELFLIENADRMSRGQERGDAQGEASKRYRPANLIGTSRAMMDVFSMLYKVARTRTTVLLLGESGVGKELIAEAIHRDGMNPGGPMIRFNCAALPESILESELFGHEKGAFTGAEQTRKGRFEEADGGTIFLDEVGELSLSVQAKLLRVLQERSFERVGGNKTVTVNIRVVAATNRDLAGMVEKGMFRQDLYFRLNVFPILIPPLRDRGSDIITLAEHFVTRFAKAGGKQINRITTPVINMLMNYSWPGNVRELENVIERAVILTEDDAIHAYHLPLALQTPVFAAKNIPNGMEARLAAIEYEMLVEALRLHHGNGSKAAMELGLTRRTMGLRMAKYKLDYRDFRRGDSLPPTAAGGQRS, translated from the coding sequence ATGCCTGACGAAAAACAGCACCAGTCTGGCGCGAACGAGTGCCAAGCAAGAGTCTGCCGGCATGCAGACCCGCAGGTGAGGGATTGCCATGCGGGAGTGTGCCGGGGGCGGATTGTCCCGCTGTTTTTTTCCATCGGACGGGCGATTTCACAGGAGAACGACCTGCCGGGCGCCATGGATGCGTTGCTCGACTACATGAGCCGGATCATGGGAATGAAGCTGGCGATGATCAACCTGCACCATCGGGAGAGTGGAAAGATTTTCATTCACAAGTCGATCGGGCTGACCGAGGAGGAGCAATCCCGCGGTGTCTATTTTCCCGGTGAGGGCATCACGGGCCGGGTGGTGGAAAACGCCCGGCCGGTGGTCGTGCTCCGCATCGGAGACGAGCCGGCGCTTTTGAACCGGACAGGGATCCTGTCCCGGGGAGCGGATCGGGAGGATGCCTTTATCTGCATACCGATCCTGCGCGGCAGGAAGGTGCTGGGGACGATCAGCGCCGCCCGCCATTATGAAAACCAGGACATGCTCAACAAGCATGTCGATGCCCTTGTCGTGGTCGCCGACTTGCTGGTCCAGGGAGTCGAGCTGTTCTTGATCGAGAATGCGGACAGGATGTCGCGGGGGCAGGAGAGGGGGGATGCGCAGGGAGAGGCTTCGAAACGTTACCGGCCGGCCAACCTGATCGGCACATCGCGGGCGATGATGGATGTATTTTCCATGCTCTACAAAGTGGCCCGGACCCGGACCACCGTGCTCCTGCTCGGGGAGAGCGGCGTGGGCAAGGAATTGATCGCCGAGGCCATTCATCGCGACGGGATGAATCCCGGGGGACCCATGATCCGGTTCAACTGCGCCGCATTGCCGGAGAGCATCCTGGAGAGCGAACTGTTCGGCCATGAGAAGGGCGCGTTCACGGGGGCGGAGCAGACGCGCAAGGGACGCTTCGAGGAGGCGGACGGGGGCACGATATTTCTCGACGAAGTGGGGGAGTTGTCATTGTCCGTGCAGGCAAAATTGCTGCGCGTGCTGCAGGAGCGCTCATTCGAGCGGGTGGGGGGCAACAAAACGGTGACCGTCAACATCCGCGTGGTGGCCGCCACCAACCGCGATCTGGCCGGGATGGTGGAGAAGGGGATGTTCCGCCAGGACCTGTATTTCCGCCTCAATGTATTTCCCATATTGATACCGCCCTTGCGCGACCGGGGGAGCGACATCATCACGCTGGCGGAGCATTTCGTCACCCGTTTCGCCAAGGCCGGCGGCAAACAGATCAACCGGATCACCACGCCGGTCATCAACATGCTGATGAACTATTCCTGGCCGGGAAATGTCCGGGAGCTGGAGAATGTCATCGAGCGCGCCGTCATCCTGACCGAGGACGATGCGATCCACGCTTATCACCTGCCGCTCGCGTTGCAGACGCCGGTGTTCGCCGCGAAAAACATACCGAACGGAATGGAGGCCAGGCTCGCCGCCATCGAATATGAAATGCTGGTGGAGGCTTTGCGCCTGCACCACGGCAACGGAAGCAAGGCTGCCATGGAACTGGGGCTGACGCGCCGGACGATGGGGCTGCGCATGGCGAAATACAAACTCGACTACCGCGATTTCCGCCGGGGCGACAGCCTGCCGCCGACGGCCGCCGGCGGACAAAGATCGTGA
- a CDS encoding Fe-only nitrogenase accessory AnfO family protein — translation MKIASYVDEQGCPAGFYSDGVVRIYAKKQEDWEAMAEIPLRLQTDMGLGELNVVFKQMVSLLGDCRIFVVGELRGVPCAILDSMGFSLWKAGLVPIQEQLPYLARQIETSLAMNADFALSPEPVGNPAAGIYHFDLGRALKSNGRLNSRQLLLPFLESASFKELTVLCDHCPRWLDEELDRLNLQSDEGQWDETGLAITIKPIPPGETTRRPVRRPRSHRCGCSCME, via the coding sequence ATGAAAATTGCCTCTTATGTCGACGAGCAGGGATGTCCCGCCGGTTTCTATTCGGACGGGGTCGTTCGCATCTATGCGAAAAAACAGGAAGACTGGGAAGCCATGGCTGAAATCCCCCTTCGGTTGCAAACGGACATGGGCCTCGGCGAGCTCAATGTCGTGTTCAAGCAGATGGTATCCCTGCTCGGCGATTGCCGCATCTTTGTCGTGGGCGAACTTCGCGGGGTGCCCTGTGCAATTCTCGACAGCATGGGTTTTAGCCTCTGGAAAGCCGGCCTTGTTCCGATTCAGGAACAATTGCCTTACCTTGCCCGCCAAATCGAAACTTCGTTGGCAATGAATGCCGATTTTGCCCTCTCACCCGAACCGGTGGGCAATCCGGCGGCGGGGATTTATCATTTCGATTTGGGACGCGCCCTGAAAAGCAACGGACGGCTCAACTCCCGTCAGCTCCTGCTGCCCTTTCTGGAATCCGCCTCCTTCAAGGAACTGACCGTGCTCTGCGATCATTGCCCGCGCTGGCTGGATGAGGAGCTGGACCGGTTGAATCTCCAATCCGACGAAGGGCAATGGGACGAAACAGGACTTGCGATCACAATCAAACCGATCCCTCCCGGCGAAACGACCCGGCGGCCGGTCCGCCGCCCGCGGTCACACCGTTGCGGCTGCTCCTGCATGGAGTAG
- a CDS encoding pyridoxamine 5'-phosphate oxidase family protein, which produces MRRKDREITDRAEIDEIIGQTRVMHLALADNNVPFLVPVFFAYDGQALYFHSSQKGTKIEILKRNNLVCVEMTIDHDVIPDEKPCDFEARHRTVIGFGKAAFVTDEAEKIRVLDMLVARFTSRKFEYPKANLDRTMVVRIDLESIKGKKHGF; this is translated from the coding sequence ATGCGTCGAAAAGATCGCGAGATCACCGATCGCGCCGAGATCGACGAGATCATCGGGCAAACACGCGTGATGCACCTGGCGCTGGCCGACAACAACGTCCCGTTTCTGGTGCCGGTGTTTTTCGCCTACGACGGCCAGGCGCTTTATTTTCATTCGTCACAAAAGGGGACGAAAATCGAGATCCTGAAACGCAACAACCTGGTTTGCGTCGAAATGACCATCGACCATGATGTCATACCCGATGAAAAACCCTGCGACTTCGAGGCGCGCCATCGCACGGTGATCGGTTTCGGCAAGGCCGCGTTCGTCACCGACGAGGCGGAAAAAATCCGGGTTCTCGACATGCTCGTCGCCAGATTCACGTCACGAAAATTCGAATACCCGAAGGCGAATCTCGACCGGACGATGGTCGTCCGCATCGACCTCGAATCGATCAAGGGGAAAAAGCACGGCTTCTAG
- a CDS encoding gamma-glutamylcyclotransferase family protein: MTATHINKVVYPGKLSELFYFAYGSNMNERQLASRGIKPSSIITARLPGHRVGFFGYSRVWDGGMETIVPEPRADVWGVLCQLSFEDGEVLDVWQDVRQDGGGVYFHYPATVIDAGGREHLVLLYKKDILGVPRPPSREYLDFIVEGALGRGLPEAYITGLRQTESIAAGYPVPRRKHFNREFLLVGCRGGCGGG; encoded by the coding sequence ATGACCGCCACGCACATCAATAAAGTCGTTTATCCAGGGAAGCTGAGCGAACTCTTTTATTTTGCCTACGGCTCCAACATGAACGAACGGCAGCTCGCATCCCGCGGAATCAAGCCCTCGTCGATCATCACCGCCCGGCTGCCCGGGCATCGCGTCGGTTTTTTCGGATATTCGCGCGTATGGGACGGCGGCATGGAAACCATCGTCCCCGAGCCACGGGCCGATGTCTGGGGCGTCCTCTGCCAATTGAGTTTCGAGGACGGCGAGGTGCTCGACGTCTGGCAGGATGTCCGGCAGGACGGCGGCGGAGTATATTTTCATTATCCGGCCACGGTCATCGACGCTGGCGGGCGGGAACACCTGGTTCTCCTGTATAAAAAGGACATCCTCGGCGTTCCCCGTCCTCCCAGCCGCGAGTATCTGGACTTCATCGTCGAAGGCGCGCTCGGACGCGGACTGCCTGAAGCTTATATCACCGGCCTGCGTCAAACCGAATCAATCGCGGCGGGCTATCCCGTGCCCCGGCGGAAACACTTCAACCGGGAATTCCTGCTCGTCGGCTGCCGTGGCGGATGTGGAGGAGGCTGA
- the anfK gene encoding Fe-only nitrogenase subunit beta, whose amino-acid sequence MLCELKPRERAGIINPVFTCQPAGAQFASIGIKDCIGIVHGGQGCVMFVRLIFSQHFKESFELASSSVHEEGAVFGAVRRVEEAVDVLLMRYPDVKVVPIISTCCTEVIGDDIDGVVSKLNRGLLQEKYAGREVHLVAIHTPSFVGSMVSGYDVATRDFIAHFAQKTEPNGKLNLFTGWVNPGDVKALKHLLAEMQIDATVLFEIESFDSPLMPHGNFVSHGGTTIADMQGTANALGTLALNRYECAKAARHLETEFGIPTIIGPTPIGIRNTDTFLQNLKKLTGKPIPESLVRERGVAIDAITDVTHMFLAEKKVAIYGNPDLVIGLAEACIDMEMKPVLLLLGDDNAFYGDDPRIKALQANIDFEMEIVTNADLWELEKRIKEGKIELDLILGHSKGRFTSIEYNIPMLRVGFPTYDRAGLYRHPVVGYAGALWLAEAMANTLFADMEYKKDREWILNMW is encoded by the coding sequence ATGCTTTGCGAATTAAAACCACGGGAACGGGCCGGCATCATCAACCCGGTCTTCACCTGCCAGCCCGCCGGCGCGCAGTTTGCCAGCATCGGCATCAAGGACTGCATCGGCATCGTCCACGGAGGCCAGGGCTGCGTCATGTTCGTGCGCCTCATCTTCTCCCAGCACTTCAAGGAAAGCTTCGAGCTGGCCTCGTCCTCCGTTCACGAGGAGGGCGCGGTGTTCGGCGCGGTCCGCCGGGTCGAGGAGGCGGTTGACGTGCTCCTCATGCGCTATCCGGACGTGAAGGTCGTGCCGATCATCTCCACCTGCTGCACCGAGGTCATCGGCGACGACATCGACGGCGTCGTCTCCAAGCTGAACCGCGGCCTGCTCCAGGAAAAATACGCCGGCCGCGAGGTGCACCTCGTGGCGATCCACACGCCGAGCTTCGTCGGCAGCATGGTGAGCGGCTACGACGTCGCCACGCGGGATTTCATCGCCCACTTCGCCCAAAAGACAGAGCCCAACGGCAAGCTCAACCTGTTCACCGGCTGGGTGAACCCCGGCGACGTCAAGGCGCTCAAGCACCTCCTCGCCGAGATGCAGATCGACGCGACCGTGCTCTTCGAGATCGAGTCCTTCGACTCGCCGCTCATGCCCCATGGCAACTTCGTCTCCCACGGCGGCACAACCATTGCGGACATGCAGGGCACGGCCAACGCCCTCGGCACCCTCGCGCTCAACCGCTACGAATGCGCCAAGGCCGCCCGGCACCTGGAAACCGAGTTCGGCATCCCGACCATCATCGGCCCGACCCCGATCGGCATCCGCAACACGGACACCTTTCTCCAGAACCTGAAAAAGCTCACGGGCAAGCCGATCCCCGAATCGCTCGTGCGGGAGCGCGGCGTGGCCATCGATGCGATCACCGATGTCACCCACATGTTCCTCGCCGAGAAAAAAGTCGCCATCTACGGCAACCCCGACCTCGTCATCGGCCTGGCCGAGGCCTGCATCGACATGGAGATGAAACCCGTGCTGCTCCTGCTCGGCGACGACAACGCCTTCTATGGCGACGATCCCCGGATCAAAGCCTTGCAGGCGAACATCGATTTCGAGATGGAGATCGTCACCAACGCCGACCTCTGGGAACTCGAAAAGCGAATCAAGGAAGGCAAAATCGAGCTCGACCTCATCCTCGGGCATTCCAAGGGGCGCTTCACCAGCATCGAATACAACATCCCCATGCTTCGCGTGGGTTTCCCCACTTACGACCGCGCCGGCCTTTACCGGCATCCCGTGGTCGGTTACGCCGGGGCCCTGTGGCTCGCCGAGGCCATGGCCAACACCCTGTTCGCCGACATGGAGTATAAAAAAGACAGGGAATGGATCCTCAACATGTGGTGA
- the anfG gene encoding Fe-only nitrogenase subunit delta produces MDDLTKTRMDQLVDHIMKKCLWQFHSRAWDRKDQNAGILGKTTELLCGDKPKTDTPADRCYWVDAVCLAEAYKARFEWINTLARDEIRALMKAVHERMDFLTVTGSLNAELTDQHY; encoded by the coding sequence ATGGACGACCTCACGAAAACCAGAATGGACCAACTGGTGGACCACATCATGAAGAAATGCCTCTGGCAGTTCCACTCCCGCGCCTGGGACCGCAAAGACCAGAACGCGGGCATCCTGGGCAAAACCACCGAGTTGCTGTGCGGCGATAAGCCCAAGACCGACACACCCGCCGACCGCTGCTACTGGGTGGACGCCGTCTGCCTGGCCGAGGCCTACAAGGCCCGCTTCGAGTGGATCAACACCCTCGCCAGGGACGAAATCAGGGCGCTCATGAAAGCCGTCCACGAACGCATGGACTTCCTCACCGTCACCGGCTCCCTCAACGCGGAGCTCACCGACCAACACTACTGA
- the anfD gene encoding nitrogenase iron-iron protein, alpha chain produces the protein MPYHEFNCSKCIPERKKHAVIKGPGEDLSMALPLGYLNTIPGVISERGCAYCGAKHVIGTPMKDVIHLSHGPVGCTYDTWQTKRYISDNKNFQIEYTFATDMKEKHVIFGAEKMLKQNIIEAFKAFPDIKRMTIYQTCASALIGDDMQAVADEVMEEMPEVDIFVCNSPGFGGPSQSGGHHKINIAWINQKVGTIEPKITSDYVINYVGEYNIQGDQEVMLDYFKRMGIQVLSTFTGNGSYDDLRAMHKAHLNVLECARSAEYICNELRKRYGIPRLDIDGFGFEPLSASLRKIGLFFGIEERAQAIIDEETARWKPELDWYKERLRGKKVCLWPGGSKLWHWAHVIHEEMGVEVVSVYTKFGHQGDMEKGISRCEEGALAIDDPNELEGLEAMEMLKPDVIFTGKRPGEVAKKLRVPYLNAHAYHNGPYKGFEGWVRFARDIYNAIYSPIHQLSFLDISKDEIPADKGFVTRRMLSDAGLGEDVRNSAALRQYTGRMDCIAALRKKTYPEFLPKPKPAFLEPAGAA, from the coding sequence ATGCCTTATCACGAATTCAACTGCAGCAAGTGCATTCCCGAGCGCAAGAAACACGCCGTCATCAAGGGTCCGGGGGAGGATCTGTCCATGGCGCTCCCGCTCGGTTATCTGAACACGATTCCCGGCGTCATTTCCGAGCGCGGCTGCGCCTACTGCGGAGCCAAGCACGTCATCGGCACGCCGATGAAGGACGTCATCCACCTCAGCCACGGACCGGTCGGCTGCACCTACGACACCTGGCAGACCAAGCGCTACATCAGCGACAACAAGAACTTCCAGATCGAGTATACCTTCGCCACCGACATGAAGGAGAAGCACGTCATTTTCGGCGCGGAGAAGATGCTCAAGCAGAACATCATCGAGGCCTTCAAGGCCTTCCCGGACATCAAGCGCATGACCATCTACCAGACCTGCGCGTCGGCCCTCATCGGCGACGACATGCAGGCCGTGGCCGACGAGGTCATGGAGGAAATGCCCGAGGTGGACATCTTCGTGTGCAACTCGCCCGGCTTCGGCGGCCCCAGCCAGTCCGGCGGCCACCACAAGATCAACATCGCCTGGATCAACCAGAAGGTGGGCACCATCGAGCCCAAGATCACCAGCGACTACGTCATCAACTACGTCGGCGAATACAACATCCAGGGCGACCAGGAGGTGATGCTCGACTACTTCAAGCGCATGGGCATCCAGGTGCTTTCCACCTTCACCGGCAACGGCTCCTACGACGACCTGCGTGCCATGCACAAGGCCCATCTCAACGTGCTCGAGTGCGCCCGCTCCGCCGAATACATCTGCAACGAGCTCCGCAAACGCTACGGCATCCCGCGGCTCGACATCGACGGTTTCGGCTTCGAGCCGCTCTCCGCCTCGTTGCGCAAAATCGGCCTCTTCTTCGGCATCGAGGAGCGTGCCCAGGCCATCATCGACGAGGAAACCGCCCGCTGGAAACCCGAACTCGACTGGTACAAGGAGCGCCTGCGCGGCAAAAAAGTCTGCCTCTGGCCGGGCGGTTCCAAACTCTGGCACTGGGCACACGTCATCCACGAGGAAATGGGCGTCGAGGTCGTCTCGGTTTACACCAAGTTCGGCCACCAGGGCGACATGGAAAAAGGCATCTCCCGCTGCGAGGAAGGCGCGCTCGCCATCGACGATCCCAACGAGCTCGAGGGCCTCGAAGCCATGGAAATGCTCAAGCCCGACGTCATCTTCACCGGCAAGCGCCCGGGAGAGGTCGCCAAGAAGCTCCGCGTGCCCTATCTCAACGCCCACGCGTATCACAACGGGCCCTACAAGGGATTCGAGGGCTGGGTGCGCTTCGCCCGCGACATCTACAACGCGATCTACTCGCCGATCCACCAGCTCTCTTTCCTCGACATCAGCAAGGACGAGATCCCGGCCGACAAGGGCTTCGTCACCCGCCGGATGCTCTCCGACGCCGGCCTGGGCGAGGACGTGCGCAACTCCGCCGCGCTCCGCCAATACACCGGCAGGATGGACTGCATCGCCGCGCTCAGGAAGAAGACCTATCCGGAATTCCTGCCCAAGCCCAAACCCGCCTTCCTCGAACCGGCCGGCGCCGCCTGA
- the nifH gene encoding nitrogenase iron protein: MRKIAIYGKGGIGKSTTTQNTAAALAHFHDKKVFIHGCDPKADSTRLILGGKPQETLMDVLREQGAEKVTNDKVIKVGFKGIHCVESGGPEPGVGCAGRGVITAIDLMEGNGAYTPDLDFVFFDVLGDVVCGGFAMPIRDGKAQEVYIVASGEMMAVYAANNICKGLLKYAKQSGVRLGGVICNSRKVDKEREFIEEFTAAIGTKMIHFVPRDNIVQKAEFNKKTVTEYDEKENQAHEYSELGRKIIENTDFVIPKPLTMDELEKMVVKYGLAE; this comes from the coding sequence ATGCGAAAAATAGCTATCTACGGAAAGGGCGGCATCGGCAAGTCGACCACCACCCAGAACACGGCGGCCGCGCTGGCCCACTTCCACGACAAGAAGGTCTTTATACACGGATGCGATCCCAAGGCGGATTCCACCCGTCTCATCCTCGGCGGCAAACCGCAGGAGACGCTGATGGACGTGCTCCGCGAGCAGGGGGCGGAAAAGGTCACCAATGACAAGGTGATCAAGGTCGGCTTCAAGGGCATCCATTGCGTCGAATCGGGCGGCCCCGAGCCGGGAGTCGGCTGCGCCGGGCGCGGCGTGATCACCGCCATCGACCTCATGGAGGGCAACGGCGCCTACACGCCCGATCTCGACTTTGTGTTCTTCGATGTCCTCGGCGACGTGGTTTGCGGCGGCTTCGCCATGCCCATCCGCGACGGCAAGGCGCAGGAAGTCTATATCGTGGCCTCCGGCGAGATGATGGCGGTTTACGCCGCCAACAATATCTGCAAGGGCCTGCTCAAGTATGCCAAGCAGAGCGGCGTGCGCCTGGGCGGCGTCATCTGCAACAGCCGCAAGGTGGACAAGGAACGCGAGTTCATCGAGGAATTCACCGCCGCCATCGGCACCAAGATGATCCACTTTGTCCCGCGTGACAACATCGTGCAAAAGGCCGAGTTTAACAAAAAAACCGTCACCGAATACGATGAGAAGGAAAACCAGGCTCACGAATATAGTGAACTGGGACGCAAGATCATCGAAAACACGGATTTCGTCATTCCCAAGCCGCTGACCATGGACGAGCTCGAAAAGATGGTCGTCAAATACGGCCTTGCGGAATAA
- a CDS encoding ATP-binding cassette domain-containing protein: MSDTPGPDIPLSDPRCGDFLALNHLPGLDGHRTLRSWWEAQPWAIRAEAGWDYDRLREALAAFLSASAHAGTAPVLDTLEILPGRDKSGAPERHALCLRPGDIVALVGPTGAGKSRLLADIECLAQGDTPTGRVVRVNGRAPDPESRFSGEGKIVAQITQNMNFIMDLPVAAFLRLHAESRALPPHEAESAVRRVLESAVGMAGEPFGPETELTQLSGGQSRALMIADAAFLSPKPVILIDEIENAGVDRTRALELFTDQGKIVLLSTHDPLLALSGTCRLVIRNGAVSDVIEPTAAEKENHRRLVHLDKQLGALREALRHGRRIEQPLVFPTP; this comes from the coding sequence ATGTCTGATACGCCCGGCCCCGACATCCCGCTCTCCGATCCGCGCTGCGGGGATTTCCTCGCGCTGAATCACCTGCCCGGCCTGGACGGCCACCGCACGCTGCGCTCGTGGTGGGAGGCGCAACCCTGGGCGATCCGCGCGGAGGCCGGCTGGGACTACGACCGCCTGCGGGAGGCGCTCGCGGCGTTTCTCTCGGCCTCCGCGCATGCGGGCACGGCACCGGTGCTGGACACGCTTGAGATTCTGCCGGGCCGCGACAAATCCGGCGCCCCCGAGCGGCATGCTCTTTGCCTGCGGCCCGGCGACATCGTGGCGCTGGTCGGCCCGACCGGGGCGGGGAAAAGCCGCCTGCTTGCCGACATCGAATGCCTCGCCCAAGGCGACACGCCGACCGGGCGCGTGGTCCGCGTCAACGGCCGCGCGCCCGACCCGGAATCGCGCTTCTCGGGCGAGGGAAAAATCGTGGCGCAGATCACGCAGAACATGAATTTCATCATGGACCTCCCGGTCGCCGCTTTTCTTCGCCTGCATGCGGAAAGCCGCGCGCTTCCGCCGCACGAGGCCGAGAGCGCGGTCCGCCGCGTGCTCGAATCCGCCGTCGGCATGGCTGGCGAGCCTTTCGGTCCGGAAACCGAGCTCACCCAGCTCAGCGGCGGACAGTCCCGCGCGCTCATGATCGCCGACGCCGCCTTTCTCAGCCCGAAGCCGGTGATCCTCATCGACGAGATCGAAAACGCCGGCGTGGACCGCACGCGCGCGCTGGAGCTTTTCACCGACCAGGGCAAAATCGTGCTCCTCTCCACGCACGACCCCCTGCTGGCCCTTTCCGGCACCTGCCGCCTGGTCATTCGCAACGGCGCCGTAAGCGACGTGATCGAACCCACCGCCGCCGAAAAAGAAAATCACCGCCGCCTCGTCCACCTCGACAAACAACTCGGAGCCCTCCGCGAGGCGCTCCGCCATGGCCGGCGCATCGAGCAGCCTCTCGTCTTCCCCACCCCGTAG